The proteins below come from a single Argentina anserina chromosome 1, drPotAnse1.1, whole genome shotgun sequence genomic window:
- the LOC126804346 gene encoding uncharacterized protein LOC126804346, giving the protein MGVSGSESIVSDNISDDSSVFFVENQFMGCYKREDLKTYRTQEWGTLIRYVDQVLKGGVDDFRLKLCMYAVELGFEINWVRNNKQTVVACCSKKLSDGCDWLVKASLCRHNNYFCITKLVNEHKCRGVVRLQKSSMMGSKIIKSLMLDKLRADPNKSVVDISKELKTDYGLDVSYHKAWYDKELARDAMMGNEAESYAQLNWFCQQTVTVNPEYEINVEIYSESKRFQRMFVSYSAWMKGFQACRPLLFIDATFITNKYQCQLLAATSKDGNSGTFSIFYFSSTVTGSVTGIVTDSVIGMYLVAYAIVDAESESNWRFFLEFLSLQLSKYSSCRYTDNAYLKHRISNLFMQCAYSRIVDTYEKNMEALLAEGGTLIEDVLEDLPKEIFVDGFGTGYVVIVRLNGVTGVVTTSVTGVVTSGVTGVVTVSVTGAVTGGVTESVTGSVAGALTFFRPIFFFSKYGEMTNNMVECFNNWVLPMNSLPIVEMNEVIRVKSMEYIETRKDEVKDWVSILCPKMEL; this is encoded by the exons ATGGGTGTTTCCGGGTCAGAAAGTATCGTAAGTGATAATATTAGTGACGATAGTAGTGTTTTCTTCGTAGAGAACCAGTTTATGGGTTGCTATAAGCGGGAGGATCTGAAGACATATCGGACTCAAGAATGGGGTACACTTATTCGTTATGTTGATCAGGTTCTTAAGGGTGGGGTGGATGATTTTCGATTAAAACTTTGCATGTATGCGGTGGAGTTGGGGTTTGAAATTAATTGGGTGAGGAACAATAAGCAAACTGTTGTAGCTTGTTGTAGCAAGAAGTTGTCAGATGGTTGTGACTGGCTTGTGAAGGCATCCTTGTGCAG GCACAACAATTATTTTTGTATTACGAAGTTGGTCAACGAGCACAAGTGTCGTGGTGTTGTACGTCTTCAGAAGAGTAGCATGATGGGATCAAAGATTATAAAATCACTTATGCTTGACAAGCTTCGTGCCGATCCTAATAAATCAGTTGTTGATATATCCAAGGAGTTGAAGACTGATTATGGATTGGATGTGTCGTATCATAAAGCTTGGTACGACAAAGAACTTGCTAGGGATGCTATGATGGGTAATGAAGCCGAATCTTATGCTCAACTAAACTGGTTTTGTCAACAGACTGTTACTGTCAACCCGGAATATGAAATCAATGTAGAGATTTACAGCGAATCAAAAAGGTTTCAGCGTATGTTTGTTTCGTATTCAGCTTGGATGAAGGGTTTTCAAGCTTGCCGACCTCTTCTATTCATTGATGCGACATTCATCACCAACAAATACCAATGTCAACTTCTTGCTGCAACTTCCAAGGATGGAAATAGTGGTACTTTctctatcttttatttttcttcgaCTGTTactggtagtgtgacaggcATTGTGACTGATAGTGTGATTG GTATGTATCTGGTAGCTTATGCCATTGTTGATGCAGAATCTGAGAGTAACTGGAGATTTTTCCTCGAGTTTTTGTCTCTTCAGCTATCGAAATACTCCTCAT GCCGTTATACCGACAATGCCTACCTCAAGCATAGGATCTCTAATTTGTTTATGCAATGTGCTTATTCTCGCATAGTTGAtacatatgaaaaaaatatggaAGCGTTGCTCGCAGAAGGTGGCACACTAATTGAGGACGTTTTGGAAGATCTTCCAAAAGAGA TTTTTGTTGATGGTTTTGGGACTGGTTATGTGGTTATAGTGCGACTTAATGGTGTGACAGGTGTTGTGACAACAAGTGTGACAGGTGTTGTGACAAGTGgtgtgacaggggttgtgacagtgagtgtgacGGGTGCTGTGACAGGGGGTGTGACAGAAAGTGTGACAGGGAGTGTGGCTGGCGCTCTGACATTTTTTAGaccgatattttttttttccaagtaTGGTGAGATGACAAATAATATGGTAGAGTGTTTTAACAACTGGGTGTTGCCTATGAACAGTCTTCCAATTGTTGAGATGAATGAGGTTATTCGTGTGAAGTCAATGGAATATATTGAGACTCGGAAAGACGAGGTAAAGGATTGGGTCTCGATTTTGTGTCCAAAGATGGAACTGTAA